A region of Anolis sagrei isolate rAnoSag1 chromosome 2, rAnoSag1.mat, whole genome shotgun sequence DNA encodes the following proteins:
- the LOC132767236 gene encoding uncharacterized protein, producing MDHTLRTSEIVVCVVLISSSVIGNTLLIYCTRRCISEYLRTSFVFIFSLAYVHLINSLVVDVLKIVYASGVGLDSAGCKAFMFTTTSTTSLGIWFTLYIAWLYCFKLCRIVHPPVETPSTNHQKFHLVLVFTLWIAALGVCSPLLIYTGKTEKLKKENETSQQFNNLIYTECKTEYNNYYTETFYGKTFLVVIDLLPLLVTLLVGLRIIHLLWEHKKATHGDVWIGQDAAEKEVLRACKFVLLLIWLITSLWTSYFILFYCLKNLKSCYFAPLVLTLLSSGYSAVSPYLLMLINYKVQVKVRCFSYNGEKKSVSLSTVSPSVHVSPYA from the coding sequence ATGGATCACACTCTTAGAACCTCAGAGATAGTTGTCTGTGTTGTTCTGATTTCCAGCAGTGTGATTGGAAATACACTGCTCATTTATTGCACAAGGAGATGCATCAGTGAGTATTTGCGAACCTCATTTGTGTTTATTTTCAGTCTTGCTTATGTCCATCTCATAAACAGCTTGGTGGTGGATGTCTTAAAGATTGTTTATGCCTCTGGTGTTGGGCTGGATTCAGCTGGCTGCAAAGCTTTCATGTTCACAACAACTTCTACTACTTCTCTTGGCATATGGTTCACATTATACATTGCTTGGCTCTATTGCTTTAAATTGTGTCGAATCGTGCATCCTCCAGTTGAAACTCCAAGCACAAACCATCAGAAGTTTCATTTGGTCCTAGTTTTCACTCTCTGGATTGCTGCTTTGGGGGTCTGCTCCCCACTTTTGATATATACAGGAAAGACTGAAAAgctgaagaaagaaaatgaaacttCCCAGCAGTTCAACAACCTAATCTATACTGAATGCAAAACAGAATACAACAATTACTATACAGAAACTTTCTATGGAAAAACATTTTTAGTAGTTATTGATCTTCTCCCACTGCTGGTTACGCTTCTTGTTGGCCTCCGAATAATACATCTCCTTTGGGAACACAAGAAGGCAACACATGGAGATGTATGGATTGGACAGGATGCAGCTGAAAAGGAGGTCCTCAGAGCATGTAAGTTTGTCCTGCTCTTAATATGGCTGATCACTTCACTCTGGACTTCTTACTTTATCCTCTTTTACTGCCTGAAGAATTTAAAATCTTGCTACTTTGCACCACTGGTGTTGACACTTCTGTCTTCAGGATACTCAGCTGTCAGTCCTTATCTTCTTATGTTGATTAACTACAAAGTACAAGTGAAGGTGAGGTGTTTTTCCTATAACGGTGAGAAGAAATCTGTTTCTCTGTCAACTGTATCCCCGTCTGTTCATGTCTCTCCATATGCTTAG